One Diospyros lotus cultivar Yz01 chromosome 1, ASM1463336v1, whole genome shotgun sequence genomic window carries:
- the LOC127806110 gene encoding uncharacterized protein LOC127806110: MASQIGRSLYADPMIEDRSRLGYARVCVGVSASSKFPKYIDIDQGYDEATSERRISRLPIEYQWIPSICSHCKVFGHSDSRCPNKPRPDPNNVEVSKKVNEGDGFVRVQNKRGKVQDKGKEATSSSRLNGLDYASMTMAEYLEFHTVTVPYDPKDVDAQIKNQLCALAKENTDVPSPMESDGEVAEDNTRGNLSEREGSEEQILEPERVRSTSPEGHQSKTRAQAKRDRKKMREHGEQTPRSMSMDPTPQECYDRNALSVRTLFKSDQVIHVKVTSSEIPTPFTLSCMYARNEEVDHARLWNSLTGIGVSASSDPWLLLGDFNMCRNYSEMRGGNTSFFLGIRRFNDFLSSGSLQDLAYSGPKLTWTNKRFGDECILRKLDRALDNPHDPVLHKQELELNRDYLLALAQESDHFRLRARIKWSTEEDQCSRFFFQSMLARRNNHRIMNLIREDGTLTESKAEVANVLVFYFHNLYRPSSWNSPLNPIDVAPFIDKRLDQDQWAGLIAEVSAEEVKAALFSMGDDKAPEPDGFTSKFYKKSWEIVGVDVVKAVQAFSLPIASWARIKPVLSSLVDVSQAAFVLGRSIGDDVLLAQELVFQYHLHRGLPRCAMKVDLAKAYDTVEWDFLLTTLHLLNFPPQFCGWIRECVTTTRYSVKINGKLNGFFPGDRGLRQGDPLSPYLFVLVMQVLQGIVKHHTRASDF, translated from the exons ATGGCAAGTCAAATTGGAAGGTCGTTATATGCTGACCCAATGATAGAGGATAGATCAAGATTAGGTTATGCGAGGGTGTGTGTGGGGGTCAGTGCCTCCTCTAAATTTCCCAAGTATATTGATATAGATCAGGGCTATGATGAAGCCACTAGTGAACGGCGTATTTCTAGACTCCCGATTGAATATCAGTGGATCCCATCGATTTGCTCACATTGTAAGGTTTTCGGTCACTCAGATTCCCGATGCCCAAACAAACCTAGACCCGACCCTAATAATGTAGAAGTTAGTAAGAAAGTCAATGAGGGAGATGGCTTTGTTAGAGTGCAAAATAAGAGGGGCAAGGTCCAAGATAAGGGTAAGGAAGCAACCTCATCATCTAGGTTAAATGGCCTAGATTATGCCTCTATGACCATGGCAGAGTACCTTGAGTTCCATACCGTTACAGTCCCTTATGACCCTAAGGATGTTGATGCCCAAATTAAAAACCAATTATGTGCCCTTGCAAAAGAAAATACGGATGTTCCCTCTCCAATGGAGTCAGATGGAGAGGTAGCAGAAGATAATACTCGAGGAAATTTAAGTGAGCGAGAGGGTAGCGAGGAACAGATCTTAGAGCCTGAGCGAGTTAGGAGCACTAGCCCTGAGGGGCATCAATCCAAGACCAGAGCTCAGGCTAAGAGGGATAGGAAGAAGATGCGTGAGCATGGAGAGCAGACGCCAAGGTCCATGAGCATGGACCCAACTCCTCAAGAGT GTTATGACCGGAACGCCCTTAGTGTGCGGACCTTATTCAAGTCTGACCAGGTTATCCATGTCAAAGTGACAAGCTCAGAGATCCCTACCCCTTTCACCCTGTCTTGCATGTATGCCAGGAATGAGGAGGTGGACCATGCCAGATTATGGAATTCCCTCACAGGCATTGGGGTGTCAGCTTCTTCTGACCCTTGGCTCCTTTTGGGGGATTTCAATATGTGTCGTAATTATTCTGAGATGAGGGGTGGCAACACCTCTTTCTTTTTGGGTATACGCAGGTTTAACGATTTCCTTTCTTCTGGCTCGCTTCAGGATTTGGCTTATAGTGGCCCTAAGTTGACGTGGACCAATAAGAGGTTTGGTGATGAGTGTATTCTAAGGAAACTTGATAGAGCCCTG GATAATCCCCATGACCCAGTCCTTCACAAGCAGGAGCTTGAATTGAATAGGGACTATTTATTGGCTCTTGCGCAAGAGTCTGACCACTTCCGTCTTCGTGCTCGAATTAAGTGGTCTACTGAGGAAGATCAATGTTCCCGCTTCTTTTTCCAATCTATGCTCGCTAGGCGTAATAATCACCGTATTATGAACCTCATAAGAGAAGATGGCACCCTCACCGAGTCCAAAGCTGAGGTTGCGAACGTTTTGGTCTTCTATTTCCATAATCTTTATAGGCCAAGTTCTTGGAACTCTCCCCTTAACCCTATTGATGTGGCCCCCTTCATTGACAAGCGTTTGGACCAAGACCAATGGGCAGGTCTTATTGCTGAGGTCTCAGCCGAAGAGGTTAAGGCTGCCCTCTTCAGTATGGGCGATGATAAAGCTCCTGAGCCCGATGGTTTCACATCTAAGTTTTACAAAAAGTCTTGGGAGATTGTGGGGGTGGACGTAGTGAAGGCTGTTCAAGCTTTTTCGCTTCCGATTGCCTCTTGGGCCAG GATTAAGCCGGTGCTCTCAAGTTTGGTTGATGTGTCTCAAGCGGCTTTTGTGCTTGGGCGTTCAATTGGTGATGATGTTCTGCTCGCCCAGGAGTTGGTATTTCAATACCATCTTCACCGAGGGCTCCCTCGTTGTGCTATGAAAGTCGATCTTGCTAAGGCTTATGATACAGTTGAGTGGGACTTTCTTCTGACGACCCTTCATTTACTGAACTTCCCTCCTCAATTTTGTGGTTGGATCCGGGAGTGCGTCACGACCACCCGCTATTCGGTCAAGATCAATGGTAAGCTAAATGGTTTCTTCCCTGGGGATAGGGGGTTGAGGCAAGGGGATCCCCTGTCCCCTTACCTCTTTGTTCTAGTCATGCAAGTCCTGCAAGGAATCGTTAAGCACCACACGAGGGCTTCAGATTTCTAA